CCCTATCTGCATATCGTGCTGACGTCTGGAAGTGTCGCGCTGGATTCCCGGGATAAGCGCGGCAAGTTCCTGCCCAAGCCCTACGCTTTCGACGATGCGGTCAATATCGTTCTCGAGACTTTGGGGCTGAAGCCCGGCACGGTTTCCTGATGGGCGGTGCCGGCATTTTAATCGTCGAGGCCGATGTTCTGGTGCGTCATCCACTCGCGGAATATCTACGAGACTGTGGCTATCGCGTCATCGAGGTCGCCAATGGCGATGAGGCGAGGCAGGTCTTGGACTCGCTGGAAGCTGCGATCGACATTATCCTCGCCAATGTCAATGCGTCGAAGGAAAGCGGTTTTGGCCTCGCCGTCTGGATACGCGCCAATTGTCCAACCGTTGAGGTCGTCTTGGTCGGCACGGTTGCAAGCGAGGTCGAGAAGGCGGGCGATCTTTGTGAAGATGGTCCCGCCAGATCAAAGCCCTACGATCATCGGCTGGTCCATGATCGAATTCTACAGCTTCTGGCCGCGCGTGACCGCGCCAAGGACAAGGAATAGGGCGAGCATCC
The window above is part of the Methylovirgula sp. HY1 genome. Proteins encoded here:
- a CDS encoding response regulator; the protein is MGGAGILIVEADVLVRHPLAEYLRDCGYRVIEVANGDEARQVLDSLEAAIDIILANVNASKESGFGLAVWIRANCPTVEVVLVGTVASEVEKAGDLCEDGPARSKPYDHRLVHDRILQLLAARDRAKDKE